Proteins from a genomic interval of Salvelinus namaycush isolate Seneca unplaced genomic scaffold, SaNama_1.0 Scaffold1551, whole genome shotgun sequence:
- the LOC120037046 gene encoding phosphatidylinositol 4-kinase type 2-beta-like has product MNFVQDLCEDLYEMFMADKGFDKTMFEKQMSVMRGQILNLSQALKDNKTPIQLVQMPRVVVERRRTGGQGRVVTLGTAFTQTFHCKRPFFSSW; this is encoded by the exons ATGAACTTCGTCCAGGACCTCTGTGAAGACCTCTACGAAATGTTTATG GCAGATAAAGGTTTTGACAAGACCATGTTTGAAAAGCAGATGTCAGTCATGAGAGGACAG ATCTTAAACCTGAGCCAGGCGTTAAAGGATAATAAAACTCCCATTCAGTTGGTCCAGATGCCCAGAGTCGTGGTGGAGAGACGCCGGACAGGAGGACAAGGGAGGGTGGTAACATTAGGAACAGCTTTCACCCAGACCTTCCACTGCAAGAGACCTTTCTTCTCTTCctggtag